Part of the Chitinophaga parva genome is shown below.
ATAGAACTGCCTAACCATCCTTTCTTCGTGGGCTGCCAGTTCCACCCCGAGCTGAAAAGCACGGTGGAAGCACCCGCCCCGCTGTTTGTCAGCTTTGTAAAAGCGGCCAAGCAGTACGCGGAAAATAAACTGAGCAACAAGCAACTGGTGGAAGAGCACCAGTAAGCGGAAAGTTATAAAAATACAAAGGCGGCCATCCTGCAAAGGGTGGTCGTTTTTTTATGGGGTAATGGGCAGGCCTGGGGCCAATGCCTGGCGCGGATCAGGCTTGCCTTTCCAGCTGTTGCTGCATCCACGCGGAGCGCTCGTCGCCACCCAGGGTTTCCAGCTCCTGGTACTGCATGTAAGGGATCTCGCGGAAGCGGATCTCCAGCCCGATGCGGGTATTCTCTGCAATGAAATCCTGCACGTAGGGGAAGCGGCCCATGATAGCCACGGTTTCACCCTTCATGATGGTTTCTACCGCCTTGAGCTTACCCCGGATACCGCCGGACTTACTAAGAAAATGCAGCAGCGCCGCTTCCTGCAGGGCGCGGTAGGTCTGGTTGGTCACGGTGATCACTACGTAACCGATGTCTACGCCTTTGTAAGTGGAGGCTTCGCGGTTCCAGCCTTTCTGGGTTTTCCACCATTCATAGTCAATCTCGTAGGAATGGGGCAGTGGCTCGTAGCAATCTTCCGTCCCCTGGAGCATATGGTCTACCACATCCGCCGGCAGGCGCAGGTGGTGGGCTTCCAGGTAATGGACCAGTCCTTCCGGCCATACGTAGCGCCCATCGGTAAATTCCATGCTGCCCAGGCGGCCGGCCCGGGGCCCATCGCAGTGGAAGCGGCAAAAGGCCTGGCCCATGTAAGTGTAGGGCATGCGGCGGCCCTGCTGGAGGTGCTGGATCACCCGCTGGCGGATGTTGGGGTCCCAGTTGGCATCGGTAAACCAGGCGGGGTCGGGGTAGTCCGTCTCGTAGACGCTCTGCCAATACCCGATCATGGTAAGGGGGTGTTTCATCTGGTAGGAGTTATATAGTATAAATTTATAATGCAATATACGGCGTTCAGCCGGGTTTCACCGAAAAATAACCTGGTGTTTGCCTAAAATCCGGGGATCCGGGGTATAAATCGTAATTAGATGCTTACCTTTGCTGCCTAAATTTTAATTGCATTTCATGGATAGAAATTCGGTCATCGGCTTTGTGCTGATCGGTGTATTACTGGTTGCCTACATGGGCATTACCAGCCGCCAGGAAGCTGCTGCCAAACTTGAAAAGCAGCGCAAAGATTCGATTGCGCTGGCCAACATGCCCAAAGCCGCCACCCCGCTGAAGGATAGCGCGCACGGCACTAGCATTACCCTGGATTCTGCGGCCCTGGCCGGCCAGTTCGGCTCCTTTGCCGCCGCGGCTGCCGGTACCGAGCAGACCACCGTCCTGGAAAACGAAGTGGTGAAGATCACTTTTACCAACAAAGGGGGCGATGCCCAGACTGTGCAACTGAAAAACTTTAAAACGTATGATGGTGGCCCCCTCATGCTGCAGGATGGTTCTACAAACCGCATTGCCCTGCAGCTCCCGGTAGCCGGCAAGACCCTCAATACTTCCGACCTGTATTTTACCCCCACCCTCAGCGAGGCAAACGGCGTAAAAACCCTTATTTACCACCTGCCCACCTCCAATCCCGGGCAGTACCTGGAGTATATCTACACCCTGCAGCCCAACAGCTACCTGGTGGATTATACCGTACGCGCCGTAGGACTGGAAAACCTGCTGGCCCCGGGTACCAACACCCTTACCCTCCAGTGGAATGCCCAGGCTAACAAGCAGGAGCAGGACATGCAGAACGAGCGGGCCAACAACCAGGTGCACTACGAAACAGAAGGTGGTAAGCACGATTATTTTACCCTGAGCCGCACCAGCCATGAGCAGCTGGACAAGCCGCTGAAATGGGTGAGCTTCAAGCAGCAGTTCTTCAACGTGTCCCTGATCGCGAAAGACAAGAACAACTTTGCCGGCGGTGACTTTAACCCGCAGGTACAGGAAAGCGGCAACATTGTGGGGATCTCCTATGCTACCCTGGCGCTGCCTTACAACCATACCCACGATTTCCGGTTCCCGATGGAGATCTATTATGGGCCTAACCACTACAAAACCCTCAAATCCTTTGATATAGGGCTGGAAAACATCATTCCCCTGGGCTCCGGTATCTTCTTCTGGGTGAAATACGTGAACAAGTGGATCATCATCCCCGTGTTTAACTTCCTCAGCGGATCTATCCACAACTACGGGGTGATCATTATCCTGCTTACCGTGTTTATCCGCCTGCTCATTTCCCCCTTCACTTACCAGAGCTATGTAAGCCAGGCCAAGATGAAGGTGCTGAAACCCGAGCTGGATGAGTTGCGTGCCCGTTTTGGCGATGACCAGCAAGCCTTTGGTGTGGAACAGATGAAGCTCTTCAAAAGTGCCGGCGTAAGCCCCCTGGGTGGTTGCTTACCCGCCTTGCTGCAGCTGCCCATCCTGGTGGCCATGTACAGCTTCTTCCCATCGTCTATTGAGCTGCGCCAGCAAAGCTTCCTGTGGGCCAAGGACCTGAGCACTTACGACTCTATCCTGAACTTCAGCTTCAACATTCCTTTCTACGGCAACCACGTGAGCCTCTTTACCCTGCTCATGACCGCCACCAGCCTTATACTGGCCTTCTACAACCGTGGTATGGCCGACCAGAGCAACCCGGTAATGAAGTACATGCCCTTCGTATTCCCGATCATGCTGCTGGGTATCTTTAACAAGCTGGCCGCGGCGCTGACCTTCTACTATTTCCTGTCAAACACCATCAGCATCATCCTGCAATGGGTGCTGCAAAACCTGGTGATCGATCATGCTAAGATCCACGCGCAGATCCAGGAAAATAAAAAGAAGCCTGCCTCCAAATCCAAGTGGGCAGAGCGTTTGGAAGAAATGCAAAAGAAACAGCAAGACATGCAGAAAGGAAGGAAATAAGCCCTCCACTGCACAACACAAATAGTTATAAACACAAAAAGGGAAGATCATTATGCGTGATCTTCCCTTTTTGTGTTTATAGAAGTTACATGATCCACCTCCATCACTTCCCGGAGCTTCATGGAATGCACCCTTAGTTCCACAATATCATTACTCCGGGCGGTGTCCTGAAGAGGCGCAAATATTTAATATGCTATGTGGCAGCGCACGGTGGCTGGTTTATCATATGGATGAGACTTGCGGAGGTTACTGACCGGCATAAAAAAAGCGCACCGGGGATGGTGCGCTTTTTTTGAATGATATGTGGCTTGCCGGTTTTACTGGTCTTTTTTTCCAGGCATTACCGCCTTGGGAGCCGGCGTGGTGGGCGGCGTGGCGGGTTTTTTATCTTCCGGCTTTTTGTCTTCCTGTTTGGGCGCGGGCTGCTGGGTAGCCTCCCCGTAGCCACTTACGTCCAGGTATTCTTCGGTGGTGCCGTTCCCCTGGTCGTTCCCTTCCGCATCAGCGGGCACGTTGCTTTCCACGTTCAGGTTCAGGTCCGTATGCATGCCGGGGGGCATGGGGAACGTGGAACCATCGTCCATTTTCAGGGATTTATCTGCATACACCTTTTGCATGAAATAGGCCCAGATGGGCAGGCCGGTATTGGCGCCCTGGCCCATGGCCGTGGTGGCAAAGTGGATGTAGTTGTTTTCGCAACCTACCCAGGCACCTGCCAGCAACTGGGGCGTGTAGCCCAGGAACCAGCCATCGGTATTATCGTTGGTGGTACCGGTTTTGCCGGCCATTTCACCTTTCAGGTTATAGCGGAAACGGGCGCGGGCGGCGGTACCGCCGGGAGCTACCACGCCTTCCATCATTTTCACCATGGTGTAGGCTTCGGTTTCGCTGATCACCTCGCGTTTTTCCGGTGCAAAGGTTTCCAGGATGTTACCGTTACGGTCTTCAATGCGGGTAATATAGATCGGTTTCGTGATCACGCCGCGGCCGGGGAACATAGTGTAGGCCTGCAGCATTTCAAACAGCGACAGTTCCGGTGTACCCAGCGCAATGGAAGGATAGGGAGGCACTTTGCCACCAAAGCCGATCTTGTTGTTCGCAAAGTCTGCCACTGCCTGGGGCGTAAGCTGTTTGATGAGGTAAGCAGACACCAGGTTGAGTGATTGCGCCAGTGCGCCGGCCATGGTAATGTTGCCGCCCACGCCGCCTTCTGCGTTATGGTTCAGGGTCCAGTTGCCAATGGTAATGGGCTCATTGGGCAGCATCGTATTGGGCGACATGCCGTTCATGATAGCAAAGGTGTACAGGAACGGTTTGAACGTGGAGCCCACCTGGCGGCGGGTATTCTTCACGTGATCGTTCTTGAAGTAGCGGAAATCCGGGCCGCCCACCCAGGCTTTCACTTCCCCGCTTTCGGGGTCCATGGCCATGAAACCCGTTTGCAGGTACTCCCGCATAAGGCGGATGGAGTCCATGGGCGTCATCACCGTATCTATCTCGTTCAGACTGGGGTCTGTGGAGCTTCTCCAGGCAAACACCTTCATCTTGGTGGGGGTGTTGAAAGACTTTTTAATGTCTTCATCCGTGGCATCGTCCGGCATGTTCTTGTAGCGGTCAGATTCTTTCATGAACCGGTCCAGGTCATTACCCCGTTTGTCCCACACTTTACCGGATTTGATATTGCCCTGTGCAAACAGTGACTTCTGCAGGTCTTTCAGGTGCTGTGCCACCGCTTCTTCCGCGTACAGCTGCATGCGGGGATTGATGGTGGTATAGATCTTCAGGCCGTCGCGGTAAATGTTATAGGGGCTGCCATCGTTCTTCTTGTTATTCTTTGCCCAGTCCTTGATCTCATCGCGCAGCACTTCCCTGAAATAGGGGGCCATACCGTTGTTGTGATCAATTTTATTGTAGTGCAGGGCAATGGGGGCCGATTTTTCCTGGTCGCCCTGGGCCGGGGTAATGAAGCCGGCTTTTACCATGTTGTCAATCACCGTGTTGCGGCGGTTGAGGGATGACACCGGGTTGCGGCGGGGATTGTAGAGGGTATTGCCTTTCAGCATGCCCACCAGGGTAGCTGCTTCGGCCACGGAGAGGTGGGCGGCATCCTTGCTGAAAAAGGTGCGGGCGCCGTTCTCAATGCCATATACGTTATCGCCAAAAGCTACGGTGTTCAGGTAAAGGGTGATGATCTCCTGCTTGGTAAAGTTGCGTTCCAGTTTCACGGCCATGATCCACTCCTGCAGTTTCTGGAAAGAGCGGGTCCAGATGCTCTTGGAGCGCGTGTTGCCGGATTGGTCCAGCTGGAGGTTCAGGGCCAGCTGCTGGGTGATGGTGCTGGATCCGCGTTTCTTACCGATGGCCAGGTAAAACGGGATGGCGGCCGTGCCCCACGGGTCAATGCCGGAGTGGTCGTAAAAGCGACGGTCTTCCGTGGCAATGAGGGCATTGATCACATTAGGAGAAATGTCCTTGTAATCACTGTTGGAACGGTCTACCATGTAGTATTTACCGAGAATGGTGCCGTCGTCGGCAATCACTTCAGAGGCGAGGGAGGCTTGCGGATTTTCAAGGTCTTCCAGGGCCGGGATGCTGCCGATGATCCTGAAATTAAACAGGAGCAAAAGAAGCACAAAAGCCCCGATGCCACTGAATACTGTGATCCACAATATTTTCACCGAACGTTTCATTGATGCGTGTTGTTTGGCTTTGGTTATAGCGTTAAGGAATGTGTTGCGCCGTAGGGACCGCCTTGCGCTGCAACAATCAGTCCAAGTATCATATTAAATAAATGTGATGGTACAAAGCTATTGAATTTGATGTAAAAAAGGTCCTATGTCTTAGGTCTTAGGTCTTAAGTCCCAGGTACACTACCCTGCAAAAAGAATGGCTCCGCACGATTTATCTTTCATAACGCGCGGAGCCTTACTTCTAGTACAGGTATTTAAGGCCCGGGCCTTAAGACTTAAGACCTGAGACCTGAGACCTAAGACCTAAGACAATTTACTGCTGGGTGGCGTAGTTGTCCATAAAGAATTTAACATATCCCTGCAGGTCTTTGGAAGAGTTCAGCAGGATGAAATTGTCGCGGGAGATCACGAAGAGCCTGTAGTCCGTTTCGCGCACACGGGGGATGATCTTATCCGGTGCGGCGTTGCGGATCTCGTCGTAGTAGTCCAGCGCGGTATTTTCATTGGGGAAGAGCCGGAATATGAGCATGATATCCGTGGGCGTCAATACAAAACTGCTCACCTCTATTTTGTCCTTCTCGTGTTGTACGCCGTTGTAGCGGGTAAACTGGGCCAGGGCGTCTTCTGTCATGGTCTTATCCACGCGGTTGAAGAGCAGTACTACGAAGTGCGGCACCTGGGCGTCCGCTTTGGGCAGTTTGTAAGGTGTTACCGGCTTGGGTGGCGGCAGGTTGGCCTTGGCAATGGAGTCTGCGCGGAACCTGGCGATGGAATCATTGGTCACCCGGGCAATGGAATCCTGCAGGTGTTGCATGCGCAGGGAGTCCAGGTGCCTTTGCTGGCGCTGCCAGGGGTAAATGATATCAATGTGCTCATCTACCTGGTTGCCGTTCTGCTGTTGTTGCAACTGCAGGTTGGTCAGGTAGTCTGTCACCTGCTGGCGGCGGCCCAGGGCGTCCAGGATGGCCAGCGCCTGTTTTTGAATGGCGGTGTCCAGTGGGTATTTTTTCACCACCTGCTGCAGGGCTGCGGTGCCGCGGGTGGCGGAGGTGTCCAGTTTAATGTAGGTCATGGCCTGGAGCAGGTCCAGCCTGGGTTGCAGGCTGCTGTAGCCGTAGGTGGAGTCTATCCGGTTGATCTGGTCGAGCGCTTCGGGATAGCGGCCGGTGAGGTACTGGATGTAAGCCGTATCGTAAGCCGTGGAGATCTCCCGGATCTTGCCCGCATTTTTATCCGTGGGTTTGTTGCCGTATTGGATAATGTTGGCAAAATTGGACGTGGGGTATTGCTGCAGGACCTGGTTCTTGTATTTGTTGGCCATGTCCTGTTTATTCAGCTGCCCGTACCAGATGTAAAGAGAGTATAATACTTCTTCTTTCCTGGGATGACCGGGGTAGCGGATCAGCAGGGAGTCGTAGGTTTCAATGGCCAGGGGGGCGTCTTCCAGTTGGTCGTGGTAGATCTTGCCCAGGTCAAACATGGCGTCCTGTTGTTTCACGCGGGAGGCCTGCACCTTCTCGGGTGTGAGGGGCAGGTTCTTGAGCAATGATTTACCGGTGATGCTGTCAGGTGATGCATTGCCGGCTATCAGCAGGGTAGGATCGATGGTTTCATCTGGCTGGGGTGCTATGGAAACAGGCCCACCGGCGTTGGCGCGGCGCCAGTTGTCCGTGAGTGCCCGGTTGCCCCAGCGCTTTTTAAATTCCGTGAAGCCGATGGATTTACTGTTCGGGTTATAGAAATACCATTCTGCCTGGTTCGGGTCTGTGTTGTTGATACCGGGCATGGGTACACCGGAAAGCAGTTGCTGCCCGGGCAGGTTGGGATTGTAATTATAGTTATTGCCCGGCGCATTGTTGGCCGCTTCCTGGGCCGCCGCCTGCTGGCGCAATTGGGCGGCCAGTACTTCCAGGTACTTGGTGCGGTCCTGGTCAGACATGGCCGCAATGCGCTGCAGGCTGTCTTCCTGGCGGATGAGGGCTTTCTTCTTCACCACCTCATCCAGCACTGTTTTGCGGGTGTTCACCATCTTGGCCTCCGGGAAATCCGGCGACATGAAAGTGGCGGTACTGTCGTAGTATTTGCGGGCCTGGGCGTAGTCTTTCCCGGTGTAATAAATATCTGCGATGGCCTTAAAGCTCATGGTGCGCTGGAACATATTGGCGCCGCCGGCCTTGAGGCTTTTCTGGAGGTAATTAATGGCTTCATCCTGGTGCCCGTACTGCGATTGCAGGAGGGCCATGTTATAATAAATAATATCCTGATAGGCTACGAAGCGGTCTTTTTTCAGCATGCTTTGCAGGATAGCCATACCCTGTTCCAGGGAGCCGCCCTGCGTGCCGGCGTTCATGCCGGCAATGGCCAGGCGCGCCTGGAAATCCATGATAGGATCTGGTTTCAGCCGGATCACATGTTTGAAATCCATCACTGCTGAATCCTGTTGCTTAAAGCGCTGGTGCAGCTGGCCCAGGATGAAATACATGCGGGCCTTTGCATATTTATTGCTTTGGGCGCCAGCGGCATTGGCCAGGGGGGCCATGGCTTCCGCATATTTTTCCTGGCGGTAAAGGCTGTAGGCTTGCACTTCCGCCAGTCCTCCCTGCAGGCGTTTGGGGAAGTTAGGGTCATTATTCAGCAGGTTTACCAGGGAGCGCACCTCGTCATAGTTCTCTTCTTCCAGGAGGGTGCGGGCGCGCCAGATGAAGGCATCGTTGCGCACCGGTTTGTGGCGCAGAAAGGCAAACACACCCTTGGTCTTTTCTTTCGTAGCTACGGAAATGGCATTGGTGCCAGCCTTGCTGTTTTCATTACTGCCTACAATAGCCTTGTACTGGTTCTTGGATTTGGGTGCGTACTTGGTGTTGATAAAACGGAAGGTATTGTCTGCGTCCTGGTAGCTGCCCAGGTAATAATTGGCCTGGCCAATGAGCAGGTAGGAATCCGGGATCCATTTGCCACGGGGATCGTGCAGCTGGATGCCGGTAGAAGCCTTGATGATCACGGAATCCAGGTCATTGTTATTCACGCCCAGGTTCTTGATATTGTAAGGGTAGAATGGTAAAAGGTGGTTGTAATCATCCTGCCATTGCAGGCCTATGCCGCGCACCGCGTTATTAAGTTTTTGTTTGGCGTGGTAGTAATAATTGTAGCGGGTTTCCATGTTCTGGAAGAACTGGCGT
Proteins encoded:
- the yidC gene encoding membrane protein insertase YidC, producing MDRNSVIGFVLIGVLLVAYMGITSRQEAAAKLEKQRKDSIALANMPKAATPLKDSAHGTSITLDSAALAGQFGSFAAAAAGTEQTTVLENEVVKITFTNKGGDAQTVQLKNFKTYDGGPLMLQDGSTNRIALQLPVAGKTLNTSDLYFTPTLSEANGVKTLIYHLPTSNPGQYLEYIYTLQPNSYLVDYTVRAVGLENLLAPGTNTLTLQWNAQANKQEQDMQNERANNQVHYETEGGKHDYFTLSRTSHEQLDKPLKWVSFKQQFFNVSLIAKDKNNFAGGDFNPQVQESGNIVGISYATLALPYNHTHDFRFPMEIYYGPNHYKTLKSFDIGLENIIPLGSGIFFWVKYVNKWIIIPVFNFLSGSIHNYGVIIILLTVFIRLLISPFTYQSYVSQAKMKVLKPELDELRARFGDDQQAFGVEQMKLFKSAGVSPLGGCLPALLQLPILVAMYSFFPSSIELRQQSFLWAKDLSTYDSILNFSFNIPFYGNHVSLFTLLMTATSLILAFYNRGMADQSNPVMKYMPFVFPIMLLGIFNKLAAALTFYYFLSNTISIILQWVLQNLVIDHAKIHAQIQENKKKPASKSKWAERLEEMQKKQQDMQKGRK
- a CDS encoding penicillin-binding protein 1A; protein product: MKRSVKILWITVFSGIGAFVLLLLLFNFRIIGSIPALEDLENPQASLASEVIADDGTILGKYYMVDRSNSDYKDISPNVINALIATEDRRFYDHSGIDPWGTAAIPFYLAIGKKRGSSTITQQLALNLQLDQSGNTRSKSIWTRSFQKLQEWIMAVKLERNFTKQEIITLYLNTVAFGDNVYGIENGARTFFSKDAAHLSVAEAATLVGMLKGNTLYNPRRNPVSSLNRRNTVIDNMVKAGFITPAQGDQEKSAPIALHYNKIDHNNGMAPYFREVLRDEIKDWAKNNKKNDGSPYNIYRDGLKIYTTINPRMQLYAEEAVAQHLKDLQKSLFAQGNIKSGKVWDKRGNDLDRFMKESDRYKNMPDDATDEDIKKSFNTPTKMKVFAWRSSTDPSLNEIDTVMTPMDSIRLMREYLQTGFMAMDPESGEVKAWVGGPDFRYFKNDHVKNTRRQVGSTFKPFLYTFAIMNGMSPNTMLPNEPITIGNWTLNHNAEGGVGGNITMAGALAQSLNLVSAYLIKQLTPQAVADFANNKIGFGGKVPPYPSIALGTPELSLFEMLQAYTMFPGRGVITKPIYITRIEDRNGNILETFAPEKREVISETEAYTMVKMMEGVVAPGGTAARARFRYNLKGEMAGKTGTTNDNTDGWFLGYTPQLLAGAWVGCENNYIHFATTAMGQGANTGLPIWAYFMQKVYADKSLKMDDGSTFPMPPGMHTDLNLNVESNVPADAEGNDQGNGTTEEYLDVSGYGEATQQPAPKQEDKKPEDKKPATPPTTPAPKAVMPGKKDQ
- the porW gene encoding type IX secretion system periplasmic lipoprotein PorW/SprE, with the translated sequence MAGVQVLHAQVTYPTPTQPTQPNTTPIVPNAPVTVPGNNTPTVIQAPTLPGQVQQQQQQQNGQYNNGQYNNGQYNNSQYNNNNGKFPNAMPNAPAGGTLGKQRPGTQRNNMPVLHNDQRLPSETMLSKKWNWKRQFFQNMETRYNYYYHAKQKLNNAVRGIGLQWQDDYNHLLPFYPYNIKNLGVNNNDLDSVIIKASTGIQLHDPRGKWIPDSYLLIGQANYYLGSYQDADNTFRFINTKYAPKSKNQYKAIVGSNENSKAGTNAISVATKEKTKGVFAFLRHKPVRNDAFIWRARTLLEEENYDEVRSLVNLLNNDPNFPKRLQGGLAEVQAYSLYRQEKYAEAMAPLANAAGAQSNKYAKARMYFILGQLHQRFKQQDSAVMDFKHVIRLKPDPIMDFQARLAIAGMNAGTQGGSLEQGMAILQSMLKKDRFVAYQDIIYYNMALLQSQYGHQDEAINYLQKSLKAGGANMFQRTMSFKAIADIYYTGKDYAQARKYYDSTATFMSPDFPEAKMVNTRKTVLDEVVKKKALIRQEDSLQRIAAMSDQDRTKYLEVLAAQLRQQAAAQEAANNAPGNNYNYNPNLPGQQLLSGVPMPGINNTDPNQAEWYFYNPNSKSIGFTEFKKRWGNRALTDNWRRANAGGPVSIAPQPDETIDPTLLIAGNASPDSITGKSLLKNLPLTPEKVQASRVKQQDAMFDLGKIYHDQLEDAPLAIETYDSLLIRYPGHPRKEEVLYSLYIWYGQLNKQDMANKYKNQVLQQYPTSNFANIIQYGNKPTDKNAGKIREISTAYDTAYIQYLTGRYPEALDQINRIDSTYGYSSLQPRLDLLQAMTYIKLDTSATRGTAALQQVVKKYPLDTAIQKQALAILDALGRRQQVTDYLTNLQLQQQQNGNQVDEHIDIIYPWQRQQRHLDSLRMQHLQDSIARVTNDSIARFRADSIAKANLPPPKPVTPYKLPKADAQVPHFVVLLFNRVDKTMTEDALAQFTRYNGVQHEKDKIEVSSFVLTPTDIMLIFRLFPNENTALDYYDEIRNAAPDKIIPRVRETDYRLFVISRDNFILLNSSKDLQGYVKFFMDNYATQQ